A single genomic interval of Shewanella psychropiezotolerans harbors:
- a CDS encoding NADP-dependent oxidoreductase: MNANQILLDSRPEGMPTADNFKQTSVELPTITNGEFLVKNLWMSVDPYMRGRMIDRESYITPFQIGQVLEGGSIGEVIESNNPEFPIGSKVSAMHGWRSHYVTDGSDHTRLPNTPMSESHFLGVLGMPGMTAWTGLTRIAALKEGDTLFVSGAAGAVGSVVCQLGILMGAKVVASVGSDEKAAHLRDLGVDAVINYKTTKDLSTALKQAAPHGIDVYFENVGGEHLTAALNNMNDHGRIAVCGMISQYNDTTPTPGPNNLAMIIIKKLKIEGFIVFEHWDHYPEFAKQMGQWLATGAVKAEQTIYQGLEQAPAAFIGLFEGKNRGKMVVKLS; encoded by the coding sequence ATGAACGCCAATCAGATCCTATTAGACTCTCGCCCAGAGGGTATGCCTACAGCAGATAATTTCAAACAGACATCGGTGGAGTTGCCGACTATCACCAACGGTGAATTTCTGGTTAAAAACCTGTGGATGTCGGTAGACCCTTATATGCGTGGTCGCATGATCGATAGAGAGAGCTATATTACACCATTTCAGATAGGCCAGGTACTGGAAGGCGGTTCGATAGGCGAAGTGATAGAGTCCAACAATCCCGAGTTCCCAATCGGCAGCAAAGTCAGTGCCATGCACGGCTGGCGTAGTCATTATGTCACCGATGGCAGCGATCATACTAGGCTCCCAAATACCCCAATGAGTGAATCTCACTTCCTCGGTGTCTTAGGTATGCCAGGCATGACGGCATGGACAGGCTTGACCCGAATCGCCGCCTTAAAAGAGGGAGACACCCTATTTGTTTCTGGTGCAGCGGGTGCAGTAGGCAGCGTCGTGTGCCAGCTCGGTATATTAATGGGAGCCAAGGTGGTGGCTTCCGTTGGTAGCGACGAGAAGGCCGCTCATCTGCGCGACTTAGGCGTCGATGCTGTGATTAACTACAAGACGACAAAGGATCTTAGCACTGCACTGAAACAGGCTGCCCCCCATGGTATAGATGTCTATTTTGAAAATGTCGGTGGCGAACATCTCACCGCCGCACTGAACAACATGAATGACCACGGCAGAATCGCCGTGTGCGGCATGATCTCTCAATACAATGATACGACGCCGACTCCAGGCCCGAATAACCTTGCCATGATCATCATCAAGAAGCTTAAAATTGAAGGCTTCATCGTATTCGAACACTGGGATCATTACCCTGAGTTTGCCAAACAGATGGGTCAATGGTTAGCGACGGGAGCTGTCAAGGCCGAGCAGACTATCTACCAAGGACTCGAGCAGGCACCCGCAGCCTTTATCGGCTTATTCGAAGGGAAGAACCGCGGTAAGATGGTAGTAAAACTAAGCTGA
- the rssA gene encoding patatin-like phospholipase RssA, which yields MATVGIALGSGAAKGWAHIGVLNGLAEMGIYPDKVSGCSIGALVGAAYANEQLEELEHWVRSFSSWDVLGLMDLTWRKGGLIGGDKVFDVIQSRIGDLQIEDLNKPMIAVATDLYSGQEIWFREGDLRHAIRASCSMPGILPPVKVGERWLVDGAVVNPVPVSVSRAMGVDVVIAVDLNGQRRGRMQVLPVDMTCNKPSLEESVRAQEHQDTGFMDLLARGREYVSHLSEKFTKGSRSDPGMLAVMSQSMDILEQRHKRARLMGDPPDICLIPDLGDIGTMEFHRAGEAIAAGELAVKHARHQIEAVLSKY from the coding sequence ATGGCAACAGTTGGAATTGCACTGGGCAGTGGTGCGGCTAAGGGGTGGGCTCATATTGGCGTGCTCAATGGACTCGCCGAGATGGGGATCTATCCCGATAAGGTGTCAGGCTGCTCAATCGGTGCGCTTGTCGGTGCTGCTTATGCCAATGAACAGCTAGAGGAACTTGAACACTGGGTGAGAAGCTTCTCCAGCTGGGACGTCTTAGGCCTGATGGATCTGACTTGGCGAAAAGGGGGGCTTATCGGAGGCGATAAGGTCTTCGATGTGATTCAGAGCCGTATCGGCGATCTACAGATAGAAGATCTCAATAAGCCCATGATCGCCGTAGCTACCGATCTCTATTCGGGCCAGGAGATTTGGTTTAGGGAAGGAGACCTTCGTCATGCCATTCGCGCTTCCTGCTCTATGCCTGGCATATTACCGCCGGTGAAAGTCGGTGAACGTTGGCTGGTGGATGGCGCCGTGGTCAATCCGGTTCCCGTATCTGTCAGCAGAGCCATGGGCGTCGATGTGGTCATCGCGGTGGATCTTAACGGTCAGCGTCGTGGTCGTATGCAGGTCTTACCTGTGGACATGACCTGTAATAAGCCATCACTTGAGGAGAGTGTCAGAGCACAGGAGCATCAAGATACTGGCTTTATGGATCTGCTTGCTCGTGGCCGGGAATATGTCAGCCACCTTAGCGAAAAATTTACCAAGGGTAGCCGCTCAGATCCTGGCATGTTGGCGGTGATGTCACAATCTATGGATATTCTCGAGCAGCGTCATAAACGCGCCAGACTCATGGGCGATCCACCGGATATCTGCCTGATCCCGGATCTCGGTGATATAGGCACCATGGAATTTCATCGTGCAGGAGAAGCCATAGCGGCGGGAGAGTTGGCGGTTAAACATGCCAGACATCAGATAGAAGCAGTACTAAGCAAGTACTAA
- a CDS encoding OmpA family protein, with the protein MYSLKRTSSLVQISALSLLASSSFFVMADDMTQANEVKSNDPLTVQDDSFFYLGAKGGWVNYQNACEAQAVDCDANDSAWGGFAGYQFHRNWGVETGYNDFGQASAVYPESGLFNEYIGTMKGWEFSLKGNLPLTENLDLFGKAGTLRWDGNNTGPFSYNSDNGWSPMVGIGLEYKFTPSWVARVEYQYFDSVGSDLLGGSNIHFTSLGLSYRFGQTKSMAKPVTQPAPVAVEQVVIAPSPIVIAAVIQAVHFDFDSQVPLQTHILVEVAEHLNQYPSSSVVLQGYTDAVGTSDYNLKLSKRRAESVASYLKELGVRDIQISIEALGETHPEIDNMTEAHRANNRRVYITIPEITVSQDSDESAL; encoded by the coding sequence ATGTATTCGTTGAAGCGCACTTCCTCTCTTGTTCAAATATCGGCCTTGTCACTTCTGGCAAGCAGTTCATTTTTTGTCATGGCAGACGACATGACTCAAGCTAACGAGGTTAAAAGCAACGACCCCCTAACAGTACAGGATGACAGCTTCTTCTATCTTGGTGCCAAAGGCGGCTGGGTTAATTATCAAAATGCCTGCGAAGCTCAAGCTGTCGATTGCGATGCCAACGATTCTGCCTGGGGCGGGTTTGCGGGTTATCAATTTCACCGCAATTGGGGCGTTGAAACCGGTTACAATGATTTTGGTCAAGCGTCGGCAGTTTACCCTGAGAGTGGACTGTTTAACGAGTATATAGGCACCATGAAAGGCTGGGAGTTTTCATTGAAGGGCAATCTGCCACTCACCGAAAACCTGGACCTGTTTGGCAAAGCGGGTACATTGAGATGGGATGGTAACAACACAGGCCCATTTTCATATAACAGTGACAATGGCTGGTCTCCCATGGTCGGCATCGGTTTGGAATACAAGTTCACCCCGTCTTGGGTTGCGCGTGTTGAGTATCAATATTTCGACTCGGTTGGCAGCGATCTGCTTGGGGGGAGTAATATCCACTTCACCAGTTTAGGGCTCAGCTATCGTTTCGGTCAGACTAAGTCAATGGCTAAGCCTGTGACTCAGCCTGCGCCAGTTGCAGTGGAGCAAGTTGTCATAGCACCAAGCCCAATTGTCATCGCCGCAGTGATTCAAGCGGTACATTTCGATTTCGATAGTCAAGTGCCTTTGCAGACGCATATCTTGGTTGAAGTTGCCGAGCATTTGAATCAATACCCAAGCTCGTCTGTGGTGCTTCAAGGCTACACCGATGCTGTTGGCACTTCAGACTATAACCTTAAGCTATCAAAACGACGTGCCGAGTCCGTCGCCAGTTACCTCAAAGAGCTAGGGGTGAGAGATATACAGATTAGCATCGAGGCTTTAGGTGAGACCCATCCCGAGATCGATAACATGACCGAAGCGCACAGAGCCAATAACCGCCGGGTATATATCACCATCCCGGAGATAACAGTGAGCCAGGACAGCGATGAGTCGGCTCTATGA
- a CDS encoding DEAD/DEAH box helicase: MQFTDFSLDKRLLDTLDHMGIETPTEIQQQAIPVGLSGKDLMASSKTGSGKTLAFLLPAMQRIISTRALSKRDPRVLILLPTRELANQVYGQLRLLVANTQYKAMKILGGENFNDQAKLLARDPHFVVATPGRLADHLAQHHLHLNGLELLILDEADRMLDLGFAEQLKAINKAADHKRRQTLMFSATLDHGQINDIAAELLKSPEHVDVGAGNIENLDITQRIYLADHLDHKEALLDSILNNETHKQIIIFTATREDTDRLATKLAASGHKTASLSGNLKQNDRNQIMDQFSRGLQKILVTTDIASRGLDLLNVSLVINFDMPKFAEEYVHRIGRTGRAGAKGDAISFVGPKDWLSFKQVQVFLRKTFKLTVIDGLAAKFSGLKDKPKTNKRTKATSKKATENKAKRKAKTKPKKQDKRFITGIDVGDAPMLRKPKSKLQETPE; this comes from the coding sequence TTGCAATTTACCGATTTTTCACTGGATAAACGTCTGTTAGATACGCTCGATCATATGGGCATTGAAACGCCTACAGAGATCCAGCAGCAGGCTATACCAGTAGGTCTGTCAGGAAAAGACCTGATGGCGTCATCAAAAACAGGCTCAGGTAAAACCTTAGCGTTTTTGTTACCGGCGATGCAGAGGATAATTTCGACTAGGGCATTGAGTAAAAGAGATCCTAGAGTGTTGATTTTATTGCCAACACGAGAACTTGCTAACCAGGTTTATGGCCAGCTTCGTTTGTTAGTCGCCAACACGCAATACAAGGCGATGAAGATATTGGGCGGTGAGAACTTTAACGACCAGGCAAAGTTACTCGCTCGTGACCCACACTTCGTGGTGGCGACTCCGGGTCGCTTGGCGGATCATCTCGCCCAGCACCATTTACATCTAAATGGTCTCGAACTGCTTATCTTAGATGAAGCCGACCGTATGTTAGATCTTGGTTTTGCCGAACAGCTAAAAGCGATTAACAAGGCCGCCGATCATAAACGTCGCCAAACCTTGATGTTTTCGGCCACCTTAGATCATGGTCAGATTAATGATATTGCCGCCGAATTACTTAAGTCTCCTGAGCATGTGGATGTCGGTGCAGGTAATATCGAAAACCTAGATATTACCCAACGTATCTATCTTGCGGATCACTTAGATCATAAAGAAGCCTTGCTCGACAGTATCTTAAACAATGAGACTCATAAGCAGATCATCATCTTCACCGCGACTCGTGAAGATACCGACAGATTGGCGACTAAATTAGCCGCATCCGGGCATAAGACCGCATCTCTGAGCGGTAACTTAAAGCAGAATGACCGCAATCAGATAATGGATCAATTTAGCCGCGGCCTGCAGAAAATATTAGTCACCACAGATATTGCATCACGAGGGCTAGATCTTCTCAATGTCTCTCTGGTGATTAACTTCGACATGCCAAAGTTTGCCGAAGAGTATGTCCACAGAATTGGTCGTACGGGTCGTGCCGGGGCTAAGGGTGATGCCATCTCTTTCGTCGGACCTAAAGATTGGCTCAGCTTCAAGCAAGTACAGGTATTCCTGCGTAAGACATTCAAACTCACGGTTATCGATGGTTTAGCCGCTAAATTCTCTGGTTTGAAAGATAAGCCAAAAACCAACAAGAGAACTAAGGCAACAAGCAAGAAAGCCACGGAAAACAAGGCCAAGCGTAAGGCAAAGACTAAACCTAAGAAGCAAGATAAGCGCTTCATCACAGGTATTGATGTCGGTGATGCTCCTATGCTAAGAAAGCCAAAATCAAAGCTTCAGGAAACACCAGAGTAA
- a CDS encoding DUF3010 family protein encodes MRVCGVELKGGEAVISLLSYEGETFNIPDCRQQSFIISHSEATESIRDFQFTFKKLMEDYHVDKIVIISREQKGKLAGSATSFKAEAAIQLLDLPVILISPVTVKERLKRNPPQVDFEGLGLKRFQKPAFDAAYAYHNQHIFNVWGDDQSDS; translated from the coding sequence ATGAGAGTTTGTGGCGTAGAGTTAAAAGGCGGTGAAGCGGTAATTAGCCTGCTGAGCTATGAAGGTGAGACATTTAATATACCAGATTGTCGTCAGCAATCATTCATCATTTCACATTCGGAAGCTACCGAATCGATTCGTGATTTTCAATTCACTTTTAAGAAGCTAATGGAAGATTACCATGTCGATAAAATCGTGATCATTTCACGTGAGCAGAAAGGTAAACTGGCTGGTAGTGCCACTAGCTTCAAGGCCGAAGCCGCCATTCAGCTGCTCGACTTGCCAGTTATCTTGATTTCGCCAGTGACAGTCAAAGAGCGCCTGAAGCGAAACCCACCTCAGGTAGATTTCGAAGGTCTGGGGCTTAAACGATTCCAAAAGCCTGCATTTGATGCGGCATATGCTTACCATAATCAGCATATTTTTAATGTTTGGGGTGATGACCAATCAGACAGCTAA
- a CDS encoding M48 family metallopeptidase, with amino-acid sequence MENQLKYLNGYRQEIKDQVASLLENGKLQSVLLNRHGDIHNIRTDKALYDYTIAIKNRYLRKSQPLSKVQYDDKISLSHQALGLHSFVSRAQGRKTKAKNEIRISSRLKRVPESLLRMVVVHELAHLKEKDHNKAFYQLCCHMEGDYHQLEFDLRLLLTLVEHDQNPYT; translated from the coding sequence ATGGAAAATCAGCTTAAATACCTCAACGGTTACCGCCAAGAAATAAAAGATCAAGTGGCTAGCTTACTTGAAAATGGCAAACTTCAGTCTGTGCTGTTGAACCGTCATGGGGATATCCACAATATTCGCACCGACAAGGCCCTATACGATTACACCATAGCAATAAAGAACCGCTACCTGCGTAAGTCTCAGCCCCTGTCGAAAGTCCAATATGACGATAAAATATCCCTCAGTCATCAGGCATTGGGATTACACTCCTTTGTGTCCCGAGCTCAAGGCCGTAAGACTAAGGCAAAGAATGAAATTCGCATTTCATCCCGGTTAAAACGTGTCCCAGAATCTCTGCTAAGAATGGTAGTGGTGCACGAATTGGCGCACCTGAAAGAGAAAGATCACAACAAGGCTTTCTATCAACTCTGTTGTCATATGGAAGGAGATTACCATCAGTTGGAGTTTGATCTTAGGCTGCTACTGACCTTAGTCGAACACGATCAGAATCCCTATACCTAA
- a CDS encoding peptidoglycan DD-metalloendopeptidase family protein, which produces MRTGKFSFLKVSFLKSPLSTIQALLSLQESNFNKKVMLGGGLIIAAAILWPTNNESMPQRIPIDLDIETLIAQLKPTTQTENIITRPGFIHKITSGDTLSGLFMQASVDQQTMYRVLEADLNVLALDTLKPGNQIKFWLDDKGELEKLELYFSAAHQVVFTRFDDGSFNVDDINIEGIWRNRSVSGEIHGSFYVSAKKIGLNAGEIQRIESLLKEKLNFARDLRAGDRFSVLMNDQFIDGTATGVSDILGITIHRGRSDITAFQNSDGNFYDDQGRSLSRAFQRIPLLKNYRISSRFNRHRHHPVTGRTSPHNGTDFATPIGTKVIAPGDGIVTLVTNHRYAGKYVVIQHGNKYRTRYLHLSKALVHKGQRVTRGQVIALSGNTGRITGPHLHYEFHVNGRPVNPMTANIPMSSKLSKKQMDEFEQLVKVRKMMMGQV; this is translated from the coding sequence TTGCGAACGGGTAAATTTTCATTTCTTAAGGTTTCTTTTTTAAAGTCACCTCTATCGACTATTCAGGCACTCTTGTCTTTACAAGAGTCTAATTTTAACAAAAAAGTCATGCTGGGCGGGGGACTAATCATCGCTGCAGCCATTCTATGGCCGACGAATAACGAATCAATGCCCCAGCGCATTCCGATCGATTTAGATATCGAGACCTTGATTGCTCAGCTTAAACCTACTACTCAAACAGAAAATATCATCACAAGGCCAGGTTTTATTCATAAGATCACCAGTGGCGATACTCTGAGTGGACTCTTCATGCAGGCTAGCGTGGATCAACAAACCATGTACCGGGTATTAGAGGCCGACTTAAATGTGTTGGCATTAGATACGTTAAAGCCGGGTAACCAGATAAAATTCTGGCTCGATGACAAGGGAGAACTTGAAAAATTAGAGCTCTATTTCTCTGCGGCACATCAAGTGGTGTTTACTCGCTTCGATGACGGCAGTTTTAATGTCGATGATATCAATATCGAAGGGATCTGGCGTAATCGCAGTGTCTCTGGCGAGATCCATGGGTCTTTCTATGTTTCGGCCAAGAAGATAGGTTTGAATGCTGGAGAGATTCAACGCATCGAGTCTCTGCTAAAAGAGAAGCTCAATTTCGCTCGAGATCTTCGTGCGGGTGACCGATTCTCGGTATTGATGAACGATCAGTTTATCGATGGCACAGCAACGGGTGTCAGTGATATTTTAGGTATTACTATTCATCGTGGCCGCAGTGACATTACCGCCTTTCAAAATAGTGATGGTAATTTTTACGATGATCAGGGCCGCAGCCTGTCACGTGCATTTCAGCGTATTCCGCTGCTGAAGAACTACCGTATAAGCTCACGTTTTAATCGTCATCGCCATCACCCAGTGACAGGGCGGACGTCCCCTCATAATGGTACAGATTTCGCCACGCCAATCGGTACTAAGGTCATTGCTCCCGGTGATGGTATTGTCACTCTGGTGACTAACCATAGGTATGCCGGTAAATATGTGGTGATACAGCATGGTAATAAGTACCGAACTCGCTATCTGCACTTGTCGAAAGCCTTAGTTCATAAAGGACAACGTGTTACTCGTGGTCAGGTAATAGCTCTCTCGGGTAATACCGGGCGCATAACTGGCCCGCATCTTCATTATGAGTTTCATGTTAATGGTCGTCCAGTGAACCCAATGACAGCCAATATTCCTATGTCCAGTAAGTTGTCTAAAAAGCAGATGGATGAGTTCGAGCAACTGGTCAAGGTACGTAAGATGATGATGGGTCAGGTTTAA